A part of Saccopteryx bilineata isolate mSacBil1 chromosome 12, mSacBil1_pri_phased_curated, whole genome shotgun sequence genomic DNA contains:
- the LOC136316130 gene encoding small ribosomal subunit protein eS8, whose amino-acid sequence MGISRDNWHKRRKTGGKRKPYHKKRKYELGRPAANTKIGPRRIHTVRVRGGNKKYRALRLDVGNFSWGSECCTRKTRIIDVVYNASNNELVRTKTLVKNCIVLVDSTPYRQWYESHYALPLGRKKGAKLTPEEEEILNKKRSKKIQKKYDERKKNAKISSLLEEQFQQGKLLACIASRPGQCGRADGYVLEGKELEFYLRKIKARKGK is encoded by the coding sequence ATGGGCATTTCTAGGGACAACTGGCACAAGCGCCGCAAGACCGGAGGCAAGAGAAAACCCTACCACAAAAAGCGAAAATATGAGCTGGGACGCCCTGCTGCCAACACTAAGATTGGCCCCCGCCGAATACACACAGTCCGTGTGCGGGGAGGCAACAAGAAGTACCGAGCCTTGAGGCTGGACGTGGGCAACTTCTCCTGGGGCTCCGAGTGTTGTACGCGCAAGACACGGATTATTGACGTTGTCTACAATGCATCTAACAACGAACTGGTCCGCACCAAGACCCTAGTGAAGAACTGCATCGTGCTCGTTGACAGCACACCATACCGGCAGTGGTACGAGTCACACTATGCGCTGCCCCTGGGCCGCAAGAAGGGAGCCAAGCTgactcctgaggaagaagagattttgaacaaaaaaagatcaaagaaaattcagaagaaatacgatgaaaggaaaaagaatgccAAAATTAGCAGCCTTCTAGAAGAGCAGTTCCAGCAGGGCAAGCTTCTTGCCTGCATTGCTTCAAGACCGGGCCAGTGTGGCCGAGCAGATGGCTATGTGCTAGAGGGCAAGGAGCTGGAGTTCTATCTGAGGAAAATCAAGGCCCGGAAAGGCAAATaa